A genomic region of Pseudomonas sp. MPC6 contains the following coding sequences:
- a CDS encoding LysR family transcriptional regulator, with the protein MDIKQLKFLIALDETRHFGQAAARCHITQPTLSMRLRSLEEELELPLVNRGQRFEGFTAPGERVLAWARTVLAACDGLQAEAAACRGNLVGTLRLGVVPLSSFDPLPLMQRLHADHPNLRFELSSLSSEQILEQLANNRLDIGVSYLERLDGERFDSLAFSETRMGLLYDQRFYTFGEAALSWESLIELPLGMLTSGMHFRQSIDHNFHSRGLTPQPLLQTDAVHQLIQAVHGGLCCAVMPLEGGLENLTDHLRLQPIENAQTLGKLGLIMRRSAPRSALAEACFAIYQKSPTSS; encoded by the coding sequence ATGGACATCAAGCAGCTGAAATTCCTCATCGCCCTCGACGAAACCCGCCATTTCGGCCAGGCCGCCGCTCGCTGCCACATCACACAGCCGACCCTGTCCATGCGCCTGCGCAGCCTCGAAGAAGAGCTCGAGTTGCCATTGGTCAACCGTGGCCAGCGCTTCGAAGGCTTCACCGCACCGGGCGAGCGGGTGCTGGCCTGGGCACGCACCGTACTGGCCGCCTGCGATGGCTTGCAGGCCGAAGCCGCCGCCTGTCGCGGCAACCTGGTCGGTACCCTGCGCCTGGGCGTCGTGCCGCTGTCGAGCTTCGATCCGCTGCCACTGATGCAACGGCTGCATGCCGATCACCCGAACCTGCGCTTCGAACTTTCGTCCCTGAGTTCCGAACAGATCCTCGAACAACTGGCGAACAATCGCCTGGATATCGGCGTCTCATACCTGGAACGCCTGGACGGTGAGCGCTTCGATTCCCTGGCGTTCAGCGAAACCCGCATGGGCCTGCTCTACGATCAACGCTTCTACACCTTCGGCGAAGCTGCGTTGAGCTGGGAATCGTTGATCGAATTGCCGCTGGGCATGCTCACCAGCGGCATGCATTTTCGCCAGTCCATCGACCACAACTTTCACAGCCGCGGCCTGACCCCGCAGCCCTTGTTACAGACCGACGCCGTCCATCAGCTGATACAAGCCGTGCACGGGGGGCTGTGTTGCGCCGTCATGCCGTTGGAGGGCGGTCTGGAAAACCTCACGGATCATTTGCGCCTGCAGCCGATTGAAAACGCACAGACCCTCGGCAAATTGGGGTTGATCATGCGTCGCAGCGCACCACGTTCGGCATTGGCCGAGGCGTGTTTCGCGATCTATCAGAAATCGCCGACCAGCTCTTGA
- the fdhD gene encoding formate dehydrogenase accessory sulfurtransferase FdhD: protein MNAKRPVCAAPALETPAPSASQTYSYSNLRQTETQNAESDSAALAEEVALAIAYNGISQAVMLVTPTDLEDFIVGFSLGSGIIEDVCDIYDMQLSGSGSAQYAQVTIANRAFWNLKQQRRQLAGTSGCGLCGVEAVEQALPDLRVLPGAPLPPVEWLDGLRQRIGAFQPLGQYSGAVHAAVFMDAKGELLLGREDIGRHNALDKLIGGLIRQKIPTAGGLAIVTSRCSLELIQKVLRAGIQTLVSLSSPTGLAVQWARRHNLNLIHLPQKNAPRVYSPALENQA from the coding sequence ATGAACGCCAAGCGTCCTGTCTGCGCGGCGCCTGCCCTCGAAACGCCCGCGCCCTCTGCCAGCCAGACCTACAGTTACAGCAACCTTCGCCAAACCGAAACGCAAAACGCCGAATCGGACAGCGCCGCGCTGGCCGAGGAAGTCGCGCTGGCGATTGCCTACAACGGCATCAGCCAGGCCGTGATGCTGGTGACGCCGACGGATCTCGAGGATTTTATCGTTGGCTTCAGCCTCGGCAGCGGCATCATCGAAGACGTCTGCGACATCTACGACATGCAACTCAGCGGCTCGGGTTCAGCGCAATACGCACAAGTGACCATCGCCAACCGCGCCTTCTGGAACCTCAAGCAGCAACGTCGGCAACTGGCGGGCACCAGCGGTTGCGGGCTCTGCGGTGTCGAAGCGGTCGAACAGGCGTTGCCCGACCTGCGAGTCTTGCCCGGCGCCCCCCTGCCGCCTGTGGAATGGCTCGACGGCCTGCGCCAGCGCATCGGCGCGTTCCAGCCCCTCGGCCAGTACAGCGGCGCGGTGCATGCGGCGGTGTTCATGGACGCCAAGGGTGAATTGCTGCTGGGCCGCGAAGACATCGGCCGGCACAACGCCCTCGACAAACTGATCGGCGGGCTGATCCGTCAGAAGATCCCGACTGCAGGCGGCCTGGCTATTGTCACCAGCCGTTGCAGTCTCGAATTGATCCAGAAAGTACTGCGCGCCGGCATCCAGACCCTGGTCAGCCTGTCGTCGCCCACCGGCCTTGCCGTGCAATGGGCCCGCCGCCACAACCTCAATCTCATCCATCTGCCCCAGAAAAATGCACCGCGGGTCTACAGCCCGGCATTGGAGAATCAAGCGTGA
- a CDS encoding sigma-54 dependent transcriptional regulator, producing MTIDNRIQVVLIDDDPHLRQALSQTLDLAGLKILPLAEAKGLAGQLERDWPGVVVSDIRMPGMDGIELLTELHAQDSELPVLLITGHGDVPLAVQAMRAGAYDFLEKPFASDALLDSVRRALALRRLVLDNRSLRLALSDRNALSARLVGQSAPMLRLREQIGALAATKADVLILGETGAGKEVVARALHDLSSRRNGPFVAINAGALAESVVESELFGHEPGAFTGAQKRRIGKFEFANGGTLFLDEIESMSLDVQVKLLRMLQERVVERLGGNQLIPLDIRIIAATKEDLRQSADQGRFRADLYYRLNVAPLRIPPLRERGEDALLLFQHFADEASARHGLPPHELQPGQRALLLRHTWPGNVRELQNAAERFALGLELALDNSAPDAAAGSTVEVVSGGLSEQVENFERSLIAAELARSHSSVRSLAEALGVPRKTLHDKLRKHGLNFADSGAHTTNDELD from the coding sequence ATGACCATCGACAACCGCATTCAGGTGGTGTTGATCGACGACGATCCCCACTTGCGCCAGGCCCTGAGCCAGACCCTGGATCTGGCCGGGCTGAAGATCCTGCCGCTCGCCGAGGCCAAGGGCCTGGCCGGGCAACTGGAGCGCGACTGGCCCGGCGTGGTCGTCAGTGACATCCGGATGCCCGGCATGGACGGGATCGAACTGCTGACCGAACTCCACGCCCAGGACTCGGAGCTGCCGGTGCTGCTGATCACCGGGCACGGCGATGTGCCGTTGGCGGTGCAGGCCATGCGCGCCGGGGCTTACGATTTTCTGGAAAAACCCTTCGCCAGTGACGCGCTGCTCGACAGCGTACGCCGCGCGCTGGCCTTGCGCCGACTGGTGCTGGACAACCGTAGCCTGCGTCTGGCCCTGAGCGATCGTAATGCGCTGAGTGCCCGACTGGTCGGGCAATCGGCGCCGATGCTGCGCCTGCGCGAACAGATCGGGGCATTGGCGGCGACCAAGGCCGACGTGCTGATCCTCGGCGAAACCGGTGCCGGCAAAGAAGTGGTGGCCAGGGCGCTGCATGACCTGTCGAGCCGGCGTAACGGTCCGTTCGTGGCGATCAACGCCGGAGCCCTGGCCGAATCGGTGGTTGAAAGCGAGCTGTTCGGCCATGAGCCTGGCGCCTTTACCGGCGCGCAGAAGCGCCGGATCGGCAAGTTCGAATTCGCCAACGGCGGCACGCTGTTCCTCGATGAAATCGAAAGCATGAGCCTGGACGTGCAGGTGAAATTGCTGCGCATGCTGCAGGAGCGCGTGGTCGAGCGCCTGGGCGGCAACCAGCTGATCCCGCTGGACATCCGCATCATCGCCGCGACCAAGGAAGACCTGCGCCAGTCCGCCGATCAGGGGCGCTTCCGTGCCGACTTGTATTACCGGTTGAACGTCGCGCCGCTGCGCATTCCGCCCCTGCGTGAGCGCGGCGAAGATGCGCTGTTGCTGTTCCAGCATTTCGCCGATGAAGCCAGCGCCCGCCACGGTTTGCCACCCCATGAACTGCAACCGGGGCAACGCGCCCTGCTGCTGCGCCACACCTGGCCTGGCAACGTGCGTGAACTGCAGAACGCTGCCGAACGCTTTGCCCTGGGCCTGGAACTGGCGCTGGACAACAGCGCGCCTGACGCGGCTGCCGGCAGTACGGTAGAGGTGGTCAGCGGCGGTCTCAGCGAGCAAGTCGAAAACTTTGAAAGGAGCCTGATTGCCGCGGAACTGGCACGCTCTCACAGTTCCGTGCGCAGCCTCGCCGAAGCCTTGGGCGTTCCGCGTAAAACCCTGCACGACAAACTGCGCAAGCACGGGCTGAACTTCGCCGACAGTGGTGCCCATACCACCAACGACGAGCTCGACTGA
- a CDS encoding thioesterase domain-containing protein has product MNRDSRHLESILHHDIPLTRDMGLTVLDWHDQQLRLHLPLEANVNHKSTMFGGSLYCGAVLAGWGWLHLRLREAGVEGGHIVIQEGHISYPLPVTRDATAICQAPSAAVWNKFLAMYERYGRARLTLHSRIVNAGSEEDAVTFTGQYVLHR; this is encoded by the coding sequence ATGAACCGCGACAGCCGTCACCTGGAATCGATCCTTCACCACGACATTCCCCTGACGCGGGACATGGGTCTCACCGTACTCGACTGGCACGACCAGCAACTGCGCCTGCACCTGCCGCTGGAAGCCAACGTCAACCACAAGAGCACCATGTTCGGCGGCAGCCTGTATTGCGGTGCGGTACTGGCCGGTTGGGGCTGGCTGCATTTGCGCCTGCGTGAAGCCGGCGTCGAGGGCGGGCATATCGTGATCCAGGAAGGGCACATCAGCTATCCGCTGCCGGTCACGCGCGATGCCACGGCGATCTGCCAGGCGCCGAGTGCGGCGGTCTGGAACAAGTTTCTGGCAATGTATGAACGCTATGGCCGGGCGCGGCTGACGCTGCATTCACGGATTGTGAATGCGGGGAGTGAGGAGGATGCGGTGACGTTTACCGGGCAGTACGTGCTGCACCGGTAA
- a CDS encoding ATP-binding protein, with amino-acid sequence MTSTLPRRPRWRSLALLALCLAPLLWPLEHLAERYYRSELAGQNRQTLDLYVANLLGTLHRYEVLPQILGELPALRAVLGAPDDSVTQGNANRLLKNISAQTGAEVMYLMDTTGKTLAASNWDKHDSFVGRNFSFRPYFSEAMAGRLGRFFGLGTTSAKRGYFFAAAVRNGEKILGVLVVKVDLDHTESLWGKTPEQLLLTDHNGVVIITSRPEWRFRSTRPLSEEERKAIIAIQPYPTRDPKPLNLNPAAWLTQTQQIKETGWNVSILAPRTLIDRPVRTVVAIGGATLLVLMLLLGLMMQRRRHYLERIAFEAKARHELEGRVAERTSDLEGLNRRLKEEVLEREQAQQELVRAQDDLVQAGKLSALGTMSASISHELNQPLAAIRSYAENAEVLLDHQRTDDARGNLKLISELTGRMASIIAHLRAFARRDRHAPESVALQPALDDALALLAKRRRSMEVELIRDLPAATLWVEAGETRLRQVLGNLLANALDALTEKGPPRKLWISAQSTDEGVTLFIRDNGPGFCLEALGRASEPFYTTKTRTQGLGLGLAICETLMRAFGGELSFSNHKEGGALITLKLRPGAPGVSLQPSEDRSA; translated from the coding sequence ATGACCTCGACCCTTCCTCGCAGACCCCGCTGGCGCAGCCTGGCGCTGCTCGCGCTGTGCCTGGCGCCATTGCTGTGGCCGCTGGAGCATCTGGCAGAGCGCTATTACCGCAGCGAACTGGCCGGACAGAACCGTCAGACCCTCGATCTCTACGTCGCCAACCTGTTGGGCACCCTGCACCGCTATGAAGTACTGCCGCAGATCCTCGGCGAGCTGCCGGCCCTGCGAGCCGTCCTCGGCGCACCGGACGATAGCGTCACCCAGGGCAACGCCAACCGCTTATTGAAAAACATCAGCGCGCAGACCGGCGCCGAAGTCATGTACCTGATGGACACCACCGGCAAGACCCTGGCCGCGTCCAACTGGGATAAACACGACAGTTTCGTCGGACGCAATTTTTCCTTCCGGCCCTATTTCAGCGAAGCCATGGCTGGACGGCTCGGGCGCTTTTTCGGGTTGGGCACCACGTCGGCCAAACGCGGTTACTTCTTTGCCGCGGCAGTGCGCAATGGCGAGAAAATTCTCGGCGTGCTGGTGGTCAAGGTTGACCTGGACCATACCGAAAGCCTCTGGGGCAAAACTCCGGAGCAACTGCTGCTGACGGACCATAACGGCGTGGTCATCATCACCTCGCGGCCTGAGTGGCGATTCCGTTCGACCCGGCCATTGAGTGAAGAAGAACGCAAGGCCATCATCGCGATTCAACCCTACCCGACCCGCGATCCAAAACCCTTGAATCTCAACCCCGCCGCCTGGCTGACTCAGACCCAACAGATCAAAGAAACCGGTTGGAACGTCAGCATCCTCGCCCCCCGAACCCTGATCGATCGCCCGGTGCGCACCGTGGTCGCCATCGGTGGCGCGACACTGTTGGTGTTGATGCTGTTGCTCGGCCTGATGATGCAGCGCCGGCGTCACTATCTGGAGCGGATCGCTTTCGAAGCCAAGGCCCGGCACGAACTGGAAGGTCGGGTAGCGGAGCGGACCAGCGACCTGGAAGGCCTCAACCGACGATTGAAAGAGGAAGTGCTCGAGCGCGAACAGGCCCAACAGGAACTGGTTCGCGCCCAGGACGATCTGGTGCAGGCCGGCAAGTTGTCGGCGCTGGGCACAATGTCGGCGAGCATCAGCCACGAACTCAATCAACCGCTCGCCGCCATCCGCAGTTACGCGGAGAACGCCGAAGTCCTGTTGGATCATCAGCGCACCGACGATGCCCGCGGCAACCTCAAGTTGATCAGCGAACTGACCGGGCGCATGGCCTCGATCATTGCTCACCTGCGCGCCTTCGCCCGGCGTGATCGCCACGCCCCGGAAAGTGTCGCCCTGCAACCGGCGCTGGACGATGCCCTGGCACTGCTGGCCAAGCGCCGACGCAGCATGGAAGTCGAACTGATCCGCGATTTGCCGGCCGCCACCCTGTGGGTCGAGGCCGGGGAAACCCGCCTGCGCCAGGTGCTGGGCAATCTATTGGCCAATGCCCTCGATGCCCTGACGGAAAAAGGCCCGCCGCGTAAACTCTGGATAAGTGCCCAATCCACCGACGAAGGTGTCACGCTGTTCATTCGCGACAACGGCCCCGGCTTCTGCCTGGAGGCACTGGGTCGCGCCAGCGAGCCGTTCTATACCACCAAGACCCGCACCCAGGGTCTTGGGTTGGGGCTGGCGATCTGCGAAACCCTGATGCGCGCCTTTGGCGGTGAACTGTCGTTCTCCAACCACAAGGAAGGCGGCGCCCTGATTACCTTGAAGTTGCGCCCAGGCGCACCGGGCGTGAGCCTGCAACCGTCCGAGGACCGAAGTGCATGA
- the lysM gene encoding peptidoglycan-binding protein LysM, with amino-acid sequence MSIFSFVKEAGEKLIDLLTPGNANASEQLKEHISKVGLGNPNVQATVDGDKVTVTGEVGSQEEKEKILLAVGNIAGVGSVDDQITVTGPVVKAATFVTVVKGDTLSAISLRVYGDANKYQKIFEANKPMLKDVNKIYPGQSLRIPE; translated from the coding sequence ATGAGTATTTTTAGCTTTGTGAAAGAAGCAGGCGAAAAGCTTATCGATCTGCTGACGCCGGGCAATGCCAATGCCAGCGAGCAGTTGAAGGAACACATCAGCAAGGTCGGCCTGGGTAACCCGAATGTGCAGGCGACAGTGGATGGCGACAAGGTCACCGTGACGGGTGAAGTCGGCAGTCAGGAAGAGAAGGAAAAGATTCTGTTGGCGGTGGGCAACATCGCCGGCGTGGGAAGCGTGGATGACCAGATTACGGTGACCGGGCCGGTGGTGAAGGCTGCAACCTTTGTCACGGTTGTGAAGGGCGACACCCTTAGTGCGATTTCCTTGCGCGTGTATGGCGATGCCAACAAGTATCAAAAAATCTTCGAGGCCAATAAGCCGATGCTCAAGGATGTGAACAAGATTTATCCGGGGCAGTCGTTGCGGATTCCTGAATAA
- the cysQ gene encoding 3'(2'),5'-bisphosphate nucleotidase CysQ produces MNFPHPLMAPVVELALKAGESILPFWRIGTAVTAKADDSPVTAADLAAHHVILAGLTALDPTIPVLSEEDANIPLSVRAGWQRWWLVDPLDGTKEFIAGSEEFTVNIALIEQGRVVFGVVSMPTNGRFYVGGAQLGAWRGDQGSEPSPIQVRDVPAMGEAFTVVASRRHSSPEQERLLAGLSDSLGELQLANIGSSLKFCLLAEGAADCYPRLAPTSQWDTAAAQGVLEGAGGEVLDLRGQPFRYPARESLLNEYFLALPAKAAWREKLLQLARS; encoded by the coding sequence ATGAACTTCCCTCATCCGTTGATGGCGCCGGTGGTCGAGCTGGCATTGAAGGCGGGGGAATCGATCCTGCCGTTCTGGCGCATCGGCACCGCCGTGACCGCCAAGGCTGACGACTCGCCGGTCACTGCCGCAGACCTGGCCGCCCACCATGTGATTCTGGCCGGGCTGACCGCGCTGGATCCGACGATTCCGGTTTTGTCTGAAGAAGACGCCAACATCCCGCTGAGCGTACGCGCCGGCTGGCAGCGCTGGTGGCTGGTGGACCCGCTGGACGGGACCAAGGAATTCATCGCCGGCAGCGAAGAATTTACCGTCAACATCGCGTTGATCGAGCAGGGGCGCGTGGTGTTTGGCGTGGTGTCGATGCCGACCAACGGCCGCTTTTACGTCGGTGGCGCGCAGTTGGGCGCCTGGCGTGGCGACCAGGGTAGCGAACCGTCGCCGATTCAGGTGCGTGACGTTCCAGCGATGGGCGAAGCGTTCACGGTCGTGGCCAGTCGTCGGCATTCGAGTCCGGAGCAAGAGCGTTTGCTGGCCGGGTTGAGCGACAGCCTGGGTGAGCTGCAATTGGCCAATATCGGCAGTTCGCTGAAGTTTTGTTTGTTGGCGGAAGGGGCCGCGGATTGCTATCCGCGCCTGGCGCCGACTTCGCAGTGGGACACGGCGGCGGCACAGGGTGTGTTGGAAGGGGCTGGGGGCGAGGTATTGGATTTGCGCGGTCAGCCGTTCCGCTATCCGGCGCGGGAGTCGTTGTTGAACGAGTACTTCCTGGCGCTGCCGGCCAAGGCTGCGTGGCGGGAGAAACTGCTGCAGCTGGCACGCTCCTGA
- the nudE gene encoding ADP compounds hydrolase NudE — MRQKPTILAREIVATSRLFCVEAVQLRFSNGVERTYERLVGKGAGYGAVMIVAMLDVDHAILVEEYCGGTDEYELSLPKGLIEPGEDVLAAAERELKEEAGYGARQLEHLTELSLSPGYMSQKIQVVLATDLYEERLEGDEPEPMGVDKINLRELSALAQNPRFTEGRALASLYLVRDLLTQRGVFLP, encoded by the coding sequence ATGCGCCAGAAACCCACCATCCTCGCCCGCGAGATCGTCGCCACCAGCCGTTTATTCTGCGTCGAAGCGGTGCAGTTGCGCTTTTCCAACGGAGTGGAGCGCACTTATGAGCGACTGGTCGGCAAGGGCGCCGGGTATGGCGCGGTGATGATCGTCGCGATGCTGGATGTGGACCACGCGATACTGGTCGAAGAGTACTGCGGTGGCACCGATGAATATGAGTTGTCCCTCCCCAAGGGCTTGATAGAGCCGGGCGAGGACGTGCTGGCGGCGGCCGAGCGTGAGCTCAAGGAAGAGGCCGGGTATGGCGCGCGGCAACTGGAGCATTTGACCGAGCTGTCGTTGTCGCCCGGGTACATGAGCCAGAAGATTCAAGTGGTGCTGGCCACCGATCTGTATGAAGAACGTCTTGAAGGCGACGAGCCTGAGCCAATGGGCGTGGACAAGATCAACCTGCGTGAATTGTCGGCGTTGGCGCAGAACCCGCGGTTCACTGAGGGTCGTGCCTTGGCGTCGCTGTATCTGGTCCGTGACCTGCTGACTCAGCGCGGGGTATTTCTGCCATGA
- the yrfG gene encoding GMP/IMP nucleotidase: MSLLPWHDIDTVLLDMDGTLLDLHFDNHFWLEHLPQRYAELHGVSRAMAEMELQPLFERNAGQLQWYCLDFWSAELNLSVRELKLETAHLIALRPDADTFLAAIKQAGKRVVLITNAHRDSLSLKLERIELAPYFERLISSHDYGFAKENPQFWDALQADIGFDPARSLFIDDTLPILRSARNFGVAHLLAVSEPDSRKGPKDTAEFAAVGDYRELIAGL, translated from the coding sequence ATGTCCCTGCTGCCCTGGCACGACATCGACACCGTTCTGCTGGACATGGACGGTACGCTGCTGGACCTGCACTTCGACAACCATTTCTGGCTGGAGCACCTGCCCCAGCGCTACGCCGAGTTGCATGGCGTAAGCCGGGCCATGGCCGAGATGGAATTGCAGCCCCTGTTCGAGCGCAATGCCGGGCAGTTGCAGTGGTATTGCCTGGATTTCTGGAGCGCCGAGCTGAACCTGTCGGTGCGCGAGCTGAAACTGGAAACCGCTCACCTGATCGCCCTGCGCCCGGATGCGGACACGTTCCTGGCGGCGATCAAACAGGCCGGCAAGCGCGTGGTGCTGATCACCAACGCCCACCGCGACTCACTGTCACTGAAGCTGGAAAGAATCGAACTGGCGCCGTACTTCGAGCGTTTGATCAGCTCTCACGATTACGGTTTCGCCAAGGAAAACCCGCAGTTCTGGGATGCCTTGCAGGCGGACATCGGTTTCGACCCGGCGCGCAGTCTGTTTATCGACGACACCTTGCCGATCCTGCGCAGTGCGCGCAATTTTGGCGTGGCGCATTTGTTGGCGGTGAGTGAGCCGGACAGTCGCAAGGGGCCGAAGGACACGGCGGAGTTTGCGGCGGTGGGGGATTATCGGGAGTTGATAGCAGGGCTTTAG